The following proteins are encoded in a genomic region of Flammeovirga pectinis:
- a CDS encoding carboxypeptidase regulatory-like domain-containing protein, whose product MKYYYKLLSILSTLICCLLLPSTLLAQSGLTGVELITNGGFEEDLNVGWTLTTAGQAEISDDVTDGKILKIASTAQIKNIYTKNEANFDVTVGRTYTIKGKVKATAMDFNVLKLSIGNSTNFVSIIEAFKIANETYDWGDINIILDQWITFEKEFTIPVHNTYTNGDVVNSKLLISGSANSTPSEIFLDNISVTEKDITLEVTAGEDVTIQEIETTTLTSTINSSDNFTTTWTEATGELVFASADQLSTDVSYNGELLTEDKQYTATITVTDGGTNTVTDDVLITITPETTYTATLTFKNESNTVLNGVNVLLSSNNGFDKTFTTTDTGILTLNELKAGSYTLIAEKDAYVLQQEVIEITDNYNQSITLSSDNSLFNGQELIANGNFQENLDDFWGTENPDATTIYTNDHGNISLKIGGNTDPFTIFTKAGHYFELKNKTTYTLKGKVKAEKMSFDFVVLRFKSNTTGINTKDIYLAKTFGQLVKINEWVYFEEEFTVNFEGEADDAIQSHKFEIKGTPLSVDDLVYLDDISVKEKDISPVVNVGDDLSIVAGKMTEVVATSATSDFVTYQWSTEESNGITFSNATALTTQIIAPAQVLTAGNHTVTLTTYKGTQTATDELVVSLIPNTYKSTFTIKNESDELLEDAVVSIANTDGFEQSKTTVADGIAEFTDLAIGEYTYSVEKEDFVEATGTVNITDADITERVTLTAKEVFINGIELMTNGSFESEINDGWGVTVADQGVIINDPTDGNILKISSSSEKIQNIYTKTESNFNIIVGTTYTIRGKVKVVNMNDFNVLKLSIGSATTWGEIITAIGVKHPEKPEVFGHIDGIYNEWVSFEREIEIPEFTEDIDSTNVTYTAGNEILSKMLITGSNLLNPSEETAIEIYLDDISFTEKGVTLTTNAGEDFEMFAGATQQLTASVNSSDDFTYLWTAPEGITLSSSDILNPTITSDESIDVNTQFTLSLTASNVNFTSTDEIIITVNPIEKFNATLMINDESLNIVEGAIVQLTNETSVNISATSDASGNVIFTEVPEGTYTYVINKDGFISLIEELILNEDTELDIILKKYYTSLITLQNIDGNLLEDGIVSLSNEEGSIETKNSDENGEVLFTDLLAGSYIYEIIKTGFLTFNSSFEIIDESNTKGVTLVPELIVDDNTLTGLQLVNNGDFEQGVDLTWAEWKDDVTLSESNDVDDNSGSKSMKIHTTGRVRDIFLRNDYNFDLVIGKTYTIKGKIKAENMNFDYLDIIVYPTEEYSDKVYTRVYSPENENTPNAIQDEWVSFEKTIQIPYDYIINQEVGSSVTSTIKINGSEPLDSSEGSILLDEIYIQEIGVELEVTAGEDVTIQEIETTTLTGTINSSDNFTTTWTEATGELVFASADQLSTNVSYNGELLTEDKQFTTILTVTDGGDNTVTDEVIISVTPERKYTATFTFINESNTVLNGVNVLLSSNNGFDKTFTTTDTGILTLNELKAGSYTLIAEKDAYVLHQEVIEITDNYNQPIILNSDNSLFNGQELIANGNFQENLDDFWGTENPDATTIYTNDNGNISLKIGGNTDPFTIFTKAAHYFELKNKTTYTLKGKIKAEKMSFDFVVLRFKSNTTGINTKDIYLAKTFGQLVKINEWIYFEEEFTVNFEGEADDAIQSHKFEIKGTPLSVDDLVYIDDISVTEKDISPVINVGDDLSIVAGQMTEVVATSATSDFVTYQWSTEESNGITFSNATALTTQIIASEEILTAENHTVTLTTYKGTQTATDELVVNLIPNSFISTFTIKNESDELLEDATVSIVNAEGFEQSKTTMADGIAEFTELVLGEYTYSVEKENFVKATGTVNITDVDIIESVTLTTVIPGTYIATFSVIDIEDNILEDASIQLKNEIGVDETVITDATGQVTFANLLAGEYTYSVTKDGFVTEEDSITIIDSNITEVVTLEIQVIDPITYTASFTVKDAEALPISASTVVLTNNTAVSTSLVTDENGEVAFTSLSTGLYSYTVSKNGYTDITGSIEIVDQDITTDILLIEIIIGTPITGEELIYNGSFEEGTIGWLTYAEQVTLAESNDVDTNSGDNSLRITSTIGAKIDQIYPTSNYRFNLKVGTTYLLTGKVKAINMNFTPLVFLLFPSGNGNYHEKVKYTIDDPTSDNAIKAIQDEWIDFNYEFTVPEDFYLQGDESVLSTLYIKAGSLIDNTTMSEILIDEISLKENISDPNIEITYDNSPIFYGDTKELTASHAATSDVLTYLWEAPEGITLSSTSDPVITITSTENLEEAKEYAINLTVLKEGNIIGVSTAVITAIPVIIANAGADQGVIKNSLVTLDGSGSTSTATLTWTAPEGVTLSDINAVNPTFTAPEVDIATDFVFELKAEYNNNGFLDIDEVTIVVYPELNAHAGDDIIAFKNTLITLDASATIPQNVVLEWVAPDGIILSDINAVHPTFTTPDVAELTDFTFVLKAMLNGVKQQDEVVVTVLPEDGPTANAGEDITGYVGEEITLDASTSSPVEVTYEWIAPNGIELSDNFSATPTFIPPFSNDEKTYTFIVRVSLSGVMDTDTVSVTILPRELPTGIEDLESNFAKCYPNPTTDNAYLELQKEAKVIITDINGRMMQSLHLYPGKHKIDISTYNSGVYIIQVLTPENKMALKLIKK is encoded by the coding sequence TTGCATCTGCAGATCAACTATCTACAGACGTTAGCTATAATGGTGAATTGTTAACAGAAGACAAACAATATACTGCTACAATTACAGTTACAGATGGTGGAACGAATACCGTAACAGATGATGTTTTAATTACAATTACTCCAGAAACAACATATACAGCAACACTCACATTTAAAAATGAAAGTAATACTGTACTGAATGGAGTAAATGTACTTTTAAGTAGTAACAATGGTTTTGATAAAACTTTTACAACTACTGATACTGGAATACTTACTTTAAATGAATTAAAGGCTGGTTCTTATACTCTTATTGCAGAAAAAGATGCTTATGTTTTACAGCAAGAAGTAATTGAAATTACAGACAATTATAATCAGTCTATCACCTTAAGTAGTGATAATTCGCTATTTAATGGGCAAGAACTAATTGCTAATGGTAATTTTCAAGAAAATTTAGATGATTTCTGGGGAACTGAAAATCCAGATGCTACAACTATCTATACTAATGACCATGGGAACATCAGTTTAAAAATTGGAGGGAATACTGATCCTTTCACTATTTTCACTAAAGCTGGACATTATTTTGAATTAAAGAACAAAACTACTTATACATTAAAAGGAAAAGTTAAGGCAGAGAAAATGTCATTTGACTTCGTTGTGTTGAGGTTTAAATCAAATACAACGGGTATAAATACTAAGGATATCTACCTTGCTAAAACTTTTGGTCAGTTAGTAAAAATTAATGAGTGGGTTTACTTTGAAGAAGAATTTACGGTAAACTTTGAAGGAGAAGCAGATGATGCTATACAATCGCATAAATTTGAAATAAAAGGGACTCCATTATCAGTAGATGATTTAGTATATCTTGATGACATCAGCGTAAAAGAAAAAGATATTTCTCCTGTTGTAAATGTTGGAGACGACTTATCAATCGTAGCTGGAAAGATGACAGAAGTTGTTGCTACATCTGCTACTTCAGACTTTGTAACTTACCAATGGAGTACTGAAGAAAGTAATGGCATAACTTTTTCAAATGCTACTGCTTTAACTACTCAAATTATTGCTCCTGCACAGGTACTTACTGCTGGGAACCACACCGTAACATTAACTACTTACAAAGGTACGCAAACAGCAACAGACGAATTGGTTGTCAGTCTTATTCCAAATACGTATAAATCAACTTTCACTATTAAAAATGAAAGTGATGAACTTCTAGAAGATGCAGTTGTTTCAATAGCAAATACAGATGGTTTTGAACAATCAAAAACTACCGTAGCAGATGGTATTGCTGAATTTACTGATTTGGCAATAGGAGAATATACGTATTCTGTAGAAAAAGAGGATTTTGTAGAAGCTACAGGAACTGTAAACATTACAGATGCAGATATTACAGAAAGAGTTACTTTAACTGCTAAGGAAGTATTTATAAATGGAATTGAATTAATGACTAATGGGTCATTTGAATCTGAGATTAACGATGGCTGGGGTGTCACTGTTGCTGATCAAGGAGTTATTATTAATGATCCAACAGATGGTAATATTTTAAAAATATCAAGTAGTTCTGAAAAAATCCAAAATATTTATACAAAAACAGAGAGTAACTTTAATATTATTGTCGGTACTACTTATACCATTAGAGGTAAAGTGAAAGTAGTAAATATGAATGATTTTAATGTTCTAAAATTATCAATTGGTTCTGCTACTACATGGGGTGAAATTATAACTGCAATTGGAGTTAAACATCCAGAAAAACCAGAAGTTTTCGGACATATTGACGGTATTTATAATGAATGGGTTTCTTTTGAAAGAGAAATTGAAATTCCTGAATTTACTGAAGATATAGATAGTACTAATGTTACTTATACTGCGGGCAATGAAATTTTGTCTAAAATGCTAATTACAGGTTCAAACCTTTTGAACCCATCAGAAGAAACAGCTATTGAAATCTATTTAGATGATATCAGTTTCACAGAAAAAGGAGTTACACTTACAACCAATGCAGGAGAAGATTTCGAAATGTTTGCAGGTGCTACTCAGCAATTAACTGCTAGTGTAAATTCATCTGATGATTTCACCTACTTATGGACTGCCCCAGAAGGTATTACTTTATCATCGTCTGATATTTTAAACCCTACTATTACATCTGATGAAAGCATTGACGTAAATACTCAATTCACTTTAAGCTTGACAGCTTCTAACGTAAATTTCACTTCCACAGATGAAATAATTATTACAGTAAACCCAATAGAAAAATTTAATGCTACATTAATGATCAACGATGAATCATTAAATATAGTAGAAGGTGCTATTGTACAATTAACAAATGAAACCTCTGTAAATATTTCAGCTACTTCTGATGCCTCAGGTAATGTAATATTTACAGAGGTTCCTGAGGGAACATATACCTATGTAATCAATAAAGATGGTTTTATCTCTTTAATAGAAGAGCTAATTCTTAATGAAGATACTGAATTAGATATAATTCTAAAGAAATACTATACCTCTTTAATTACATTACAAAATATAGACGGTAATTTATTAGAAGATGGAATAGTTTCATTATCGAACGAGGAAGGTTCAATCGAAACCAAAAATTCTGATGAAAACGGAGAAGTATTATTTACTGATTTATTAGCGGGTTCATATATTTATGAGATTATAAAAACAGGCTTTTTAACTTTCAATTCTTCTTTTGAAATTATTGATGAGAGTAATACCAAAGGGGTTACTTTAGTACCTGAACTAATCGTAGATGATAATACACTAACAGGTTTACAACTTGTAAATAATGGTGATTTTGAACAAGGAGTAGATCTTACTTGGGCTGAGTGGAAAGATGATGTCACATTATCAGAATCTAATGATGTTGATGATAATAGTGGTTCAAAAAGTATGAAAATACACACTACAGGAAGAGTTAGAGATATTTTCTTAAGAAATGATTACAACTTTGATCTTGTAATTGGAAAAACATACACTATTAAAGGGAAGATTAAAGCAGAAAACATGAACTTTGATTACCTTGATATTATTGTTTACCCAACTGAAGAATATTCTGATAAAGTCTATACTAGAGTTTATTCACCTGAGAATGAAAATACACCAAATGCAATTCAAGATGAATGGGTATCTTTTGAAAAAACTATTCAGATTCCATATGATTATATTATTAATCAAGAAGTAGGATCTTCTGTAACTTCAACTATAAAAATCAATGGTTCTGAACCTTTAGATAGTTCAGAAGGATCTATTTTATTAGATGAAATTTACATTCAAGAAATTGGTGTTGAATTAGAAGTAACAGCAGGAGAAGATGTAACTATTCAAGAAATAGAAACAACAACTTTAACTGGTACTATTAACTCTTCTGATAATTTTACAACAACATGGACAGAAGCAACGGGAGAATTAGTTTTTGCATCTGCAGATCAACTATCTACAAACGTTAGCTATAATGGTGAACTATTAACAGAAGACAAACAGTTTACTACAATTCTTACCGTAACAGATGGAGGTGATAATACTGTTACAGACGAGGTAATTATTTCTGTCACTCCTGAAAGGAAATATACCGCAACGTTTACATTCATAAATGAAAGTAATACTGTACTTAATGGAGTAAATGTACTTTTAAGTAGTAACAATGGTTTTGATAAAACTTTTACAACTACTGATACAGGAATACTTACTTTAAATGAATTAAAGGCTGGTTCTTATACTCTTATTGCAGAAAAAGATGCTTATGTTTTACATCAGGAAGTAATTGAAATTACAGACAATTATAATCAACCTATCATTTTAAATAGTGATAATTCTCTATTTAATGGGCAAGAATTAATTGCTAATGGTAATTTCCAAGAAAATTTAGATGATTTCTGGGGAACTGAAAACCCAGATGCTACAACTATCTATACTAATGATAATGGAAACATCAGTTTAAAAATTGGAGGGAATACGGATCCTTTCACCATTTTCACTAAAGCTGCACATTATTTTGAATTAAAGAACAAAACTACTTATACATTAAAAGGAAAAATTAAGGCAGAAAAAATGTCATTTGACTTCGTTGTATTGAGGTTTAAATCAAATACAACGGGTATAAATACTAAGGATATCTACCTTGCTAAGACTTTTGGTCAGTTAGTAAAAATTAATGAGTGGATTTACTTTGAAGAAGAATTTACGGTAAACTTTGAAGGAGAAGCAGATGATGCTATACAATCGCATAAATTTGAAATAAAAGGGACTCCATTATCAGTAGATGATTTAGTATATATTGATGATATCAGCGTAACTGAAAAAGATATTTCTCCTGTTATAAATGTTGGAGACGACTTATCAATCGTAGCTGGACAGATGACTGAAGTTGTTGCTACATCTGCTACTTCAGACTTTGTAACCTACCAATGGAGTACTGAAGAAAGTAATGGAATAACTTTTTCAAATGCCACTGCTTTAACTACTCAAATTATTGCTTCTGAAGAGATTCTTACTGCAGAAAATCACACAGTAACATTAACCACTTACAAAGGTACTCAAACAGCAACAGACGAATTGGTTGTCAATCTTATCCCTAATTCTTTTATATCAACTTTCACTATTAAAAATGAAAGTGATGAACTTCTAGAAGATGCAACTGTTTCAATAGTAAATGCAGAAGGTTTTGAGCAATCAAAAACTACGATGGCAGACGGTATTGCTGAATTTACTGAATTAGTATTAGGAGAATATACCTATTCTGTAGAAAAAGAGAATTTTGTGAAAGCGACAGGAACTGTAAACATTACAGATGTAGATATTATAGAATCAGTTACTTTAACTACCGTAATTCCTGGGACTTACATAGCAACTTTTAGTGTTATAGATATAGAAGATAATATATTAGAAGATGCTTCAATTCAGTTAAAAAATGAAATAGGTGTTGATGAAACTGTAATAACTGATGCTACAGGACAAGTTACTTTTGCTAACTTATTAGCTGGTGAATACACGTATTCTGTCACTAAAGACGGTTTTGTAACAGAAGAAGATAGTATTACAATTATTGATTCTAATATCACTGAAGTAGTAACTTTGGAAATCCAAGTAATTGACCCTATTACATATACGGCTTCATTTACTGTAAAAGATGCAGAAGCATTGCCAATTTCAGCTTCAACTGTAGTACTTACCAACAATACTGCTGTAAGTACATCTCTAGTAACTGATGAAAATGGAGAAGTAGCATTTACATCTTTATCTACTGGTCTTTACTCCTATACAGTAAGCAAAAATGGTTATACTGATATTACAGGTTCAATAGAAATTGTAGACCAAGATATTACAACAGATATTTTGCTTATTGAAATAATAATAGGTACTCCTATTACTGGTGAAGAACTTATATATAATGGTAGTTTTGAAGAAGGAACTATTGGTTGGTTAACTTATGCAGAGCAAGTTACTTTAGCTGAATCTAATGATGTAGATACTAATAGTGGTGATAACAGTTTAAGAATCACTTCAACAATTGGGGCTAAGATTGATCAAATATATCCAACTTCGAACTATAGATTTAACCTTAAAGTGGGAACTACCTATCTACTCACCGGAAAAGTAAAGGCTATTAATATGAACTTTACTCCTCTTGTATTCCTTCTATTCCCTTCTGGTAATGGTAATTACCATGAAAAAGTGAAATATACAATTGACGACCCTACTTCTGATAATGCAATAAAAGCTATTCAAGATGAGTGGATAGATTTCAATTATGAGTTTACTGTACCTGAAGATTTCTATTTACAAGGAGACGAAAGTGTTCTATCTACCTTATATATTAAAGCAGGTAGTTTGATAGATAATACAACTATGTCTGAAATACTAATTGATGAGATTAGCTTAAAGGAAAATATTTCAGACCCTAATATTGAAATCACTTACGACAATTCTCCAATTTTTTATGGAGATACCAAAGAGTTAACAGCTAGCCATGCCGCAACATCAGATGTACTTACCTATCTTTGGGAAGCACCAGAAGGTATCACACTTTCGTCAACAAGTGATCCTGTAATTACTATTACTAGTACAGAAAATTTAGAAGAGGCAAAAGAATACGCTATTAATTTAACGGTCTTAAAAGAAGGTAATATTATAGGAGTAAGCACTGCTGTTATAACTGCAATTCCGGTAATTATCGCAAATGCAGGAGCAGATCAAGGAGTAATTAAAAACTCTCTAGTTACCTTAGACGGCTCTGGGTCTACCTCTACTGCAACATTAACTTGGACAGCACCAGAGGGTGTTACATTATCAGATATAAATGCGGTTAACCCTACATTTACTGCTCCAGAAGTTGATATAGCAACAGACTTTGTCTTCGAATTAAAAGCGGAATACAATAACAATGGTTTCCTTGATATTGATGAAGTAACAATTGTTGTTTATCCAGAATTAAATGCACATGCTGGAGATGATATTATTGCTTTCAAAAATACATTAATCACTTTAGATGCATCGGCTACTATACCTCAGAATGTAGTACTTGAATGGGTAGCGCCAGACGGAATTATTTTGTCGGATATAAATGCAGTTCACCCTACATTTACTACTCCTGATGTTGCTGAATTGACAGACTTTACATTTGTCTTAAAGGCAATGTTAAATGGTGTAAAGCAACAAGATGAAGTAGTTGTTACAGTTCTTCCAGAAGATGGACCTACAGCAAATGCAGGCGAGGATATTACAGGTTACGTTGGAGAGGAAATTACTTTAGATGCTTCTACTTCTTCGCCAGTCGAAGTAACATACGAATGGATTGCTCCAAATGGTATAGAATTATCGGATAACTTTAGTGCAACTCCAACATTTATACCTCCTTTCTCTAATGATGAAAAAACATATACATTTATTGTTCGTGTTTCTTTAAGTGGTGTTATGGATACTGATACGGTATCAGTAACTATTTTACCAAGAGAATTACCTACCGGTATTGAAGACCTTGAAAGTAATTTTGCAAAATGCTACCCTAACCCTACAACTGATAATGCTTACTTAGAACTTCAGAAAGAGGCGAAGGTAATTATTACAGATATTAATGGAAGAATGATGCAGTCCTTACACCTTTATCCTGGTAAGCACAAAATAGACATCTCTACGTACAATAGTGGTGTTTATATTATTCAAGTACTTACCCCAGAGAATAAAATGGCACTTAAGCTCATCAAAAAATAA